The proteins below are encoded in one region of Aulosira sp. FACHB-615:
- a CDS encoding tetratricopeptide repeat protein, protein MKKLIQQLNQLNLQVVELAGKGNLEQALIVAQQAVNLGKHQQLTENPEYCDSLNNLAELYRMQGHYLLAQPLYLQALTLRKNLLGSEHPDVAQSLNNLAAFYYSQGNYVEAEKLFLSALELWQNIFGKEHFQIATNLNNLAEIYREQGKYFQSEQVHLEVLAMRKRLFGEEHPDIAQTLNNLAAIYTTQGRYADAEKMHLEALTMKKSLFGDEHLEIAVTLNNLAALYDAQGRYSEAEIKFIEILEKWTKILGNEHPYIASTLNNLASNYQEQGRYLEAEQKYLAALAMRKRLLGNQHPDVAVSLSNLAEVYLSQGRYLEAEKLYLEAHTIREKLFASEHPDIAETLSSIAVVYTYQGRYLAAEKKYLQVLPMLEKSLGKEHPIIAQYFLNIAALYEEQGRYAEAEQKYLAALEIQKNTLGNSHPEITNTLNQLAVIYRLQGRYTEAEKLHLAALAMAKSLLGEQHPFVAVILNNLAVLYDDLTQYRKAELLFLQALNIVKTAFGNQHPQVATTMNNLAVIYDFQGRYQEAEQLHLAALKLRQSLLGEEHPKVSISINNLAELYFSLGRFAEAEQKYIETLAIRKRWLGEEHPDVAFSMNNLATVLAAINRPDEALDYRIAASKIEDKIISNIFSFSSESDRLSFLDKIRNNVDLFLSLVYKHLSHSDNAKLAALDFILKRKGLTASALAAQNQALYSGRYPQLQEQFRQLSDLNTRLVHLTFSIPQPDISATTEKTTHQFRTYRENITQLQAQYNYLQKQLALQVPEIGLSEQTFDRQAIAAALPPDSILIEFVRFDVFDFQAVAANQETQWYPPRYLAFILPAGQPNAVQMLDLGIAATIDEVIQIFRLQASDYHQPTLALRKTFNKPKLHIQSYDSTAAIQLSQLLFAPIREFIKNSRHLIIAPDGNLNLVPFQILPINSTGTRLLMDEYTISYLSVGREILHSKVPKPKHSISAPLIIADPDFDLTAESATQIASKSETQIKPPIPETTFRRAVGTRFLGESVAKKLLDAKLYLGAEALESRLINSECPNIMLIATHGLFLSDSELQRRDRQRTFLSIERLRTTKTENPMMRSGLALAGANTWLCGGTLPSDAGKGFVFAQDIAGLDLWDNQLTVLCACDTARGDIKIGEGVFGLRRAFAVAGSQTLVMSLWPVPDRVTAFLMESFFDHLQSGVGRAEALHQTQNYIRTITVKELQQSALGVEALKEILQVNELSPNTQIDCQEKDTPLQHPFYWGAWICQGNTEPLTIKAILS, encoded by the coding sequence ATGAAAAAACTTATACAACAACTCAATCAACTTAACTTACAAGTTGTCGAATTAGCAGGAAAAGGAAACCTAGAACAAGCTCTAATAGTTGCCCAGCAAGCTGTAAATCTAGGCAAACATCAACAGCTAACAGAAAATCCTGAATATTGTGATAGCTTAAATAACCTCGCCGAATTATATCGGATGCAAGGACATTACTTATTAGCCCAACCGTTATACTTGCAAGCCTTAACCCTCAGAAAAAATCTTTTAGGTTCAGAACATCCTGATGTTGCCCAATCTTTAAATAATCTCGCCGCCTTTTACTATTCCCAAGGTAATTATGTAGAAGCAGAAAAGCTATTTTTATCAGCCCTAGAATTATGGCAAAACATATTTGGTAAAGAACATTTTCAAATTGCGACTAATTTGAATAATCTAGCAGAGATATATCGAGAGCAAGGCAAATATTTTCAATCTGAACAAGTACATTTAGAAGTTTTAGCAATGCGGAAACGCTTGTTTGGTGAGGAACATCCTGATATTGCTCAAACCTTAAATAATTTAGCAGCCATTTACACCACACAAGGACGCTATGCTGATGCAGAAAAAATGCACTTAGAAGCGTTGACCATGAAAAAAAGCTTATTTGGCGATGAACATTTAGAAATTGCGGTTACTTTGAATAATTTAGCTGCATTGTATGACGCGCAAGGGCGTTATTCAGAAGCTGAAATTAAATTTATCGAAATTTTAGAAAAATGGACAAAAATTCTCGGAAATGAACATCCATACATCGCCTCTACCTTAAATAATCTGGCCAGCAATTATCAAGAACAAGGACGCTATCTAGAAGCAGAACAGAAATATCTCGCAGCTTTAGCAATGCGGAAACGCTTGCTAGGAAATCAGCATCCTGATGTGGCTGTGAGTTTGAGTAACTTAGCAGAAGTTTATCTCAGCCAAGGGCGTTATTTAGAAGCTGAAAAACTTTATTTAGAAGCTCATACCATCAGAGAAAAATTGTTTGCTTCTGAACATCCTGATATTGCTGAGACTTTAAGTAGTATTGCTGTTGTTTACACATATCAAGGCCGCTATTTAGCAGCAGAAAAGAAATATTTGCAAGTCTTACCAATGCTAGAAAAATCTCTTGGTAAAGAACATCCAATTATTGCCCAATATTTCTTGAATATAGCAGCACTTTATGAAGAACAAGGACGCTATGCAGAAGCGGAACAGAAATATTTAGCTGCGTTAGAAATCCAAAAAAACACTCTGGGTAACTCACATCCAGAAATTACTAATACTCTCAACCAACTAGCCGTAATTTATCGTCTCCAAGGCAGGTATACAGAAGCCGAAAAACTACATTTAGCAGCCTTGGCAATGGCAAAAAGCTTGTTAGGAGAACAACATCCATTTGTGGCTGTAATTTTGAATAACTTAGCAGTATTATATGATGATTTAACTCAATATCGAAAAGCAGAATTATTATTTTTACAAGCTTTAAACATTGTGAAAACTGCTTTTGGGAATCAACACCCGCAAGTAGCCACCACAATGAATAACTTAGCTGTGATTTATGATTTTCAAGGGCGTTATCAAGAAGCAGAACAACTGCATTTAGCAGCATTAAAACTGAGACAGTCATTATTAGGAGAAGAACACCCAAAAGTTTCTATCAGCATTAATAATTTAGCTGAACTCTATTTCTCTCTGGGGCGCTTTGCGGAAGCAGAACAGAAATATATCGAAACTTTGGCGATACGAAAACGCTGGTTAGGAGAAGAACATCCCGATGTTGCATTTAGTATGAATAATCTGGCGACTGTGTTAGCTGCTATCAATCGTCCAGATGAGGCTTTAGATTATCGCATAGCAGCCAGCAAAATAGAAGACAAGATTATTAGTAACATATTTTCGTTTAGTTCCGAAAGCGATCGCCTCTCCTTCCTCGACAAAATCAGAAATAATGTTGATTTATTTCTTTCCTTAGTCTACAAACACCTATCACACTCAGATAACGCCAAACTCGCAGCCTTAGATTTTATTTTAAAACGCAAAGGACTAACAGCATCGGCGCTGGCTGCTCAAAACCAAGCCCTCTACAGTGGACGCTACCCCCAACTCCAAGAACAATTCCGCCAGTTGAGTGATTTAAATACGCGACTGGTACATTTAACCTTCTCTATTCCCCAACCTGACATCAGCGCAACCACAGAAAAAACCACACACCAGTTTAGAACCTATCGAGAAAATATTACTCAACTGCAAGCCCAGTATAATTACTTGCAAAAACAACTAGCATTGCAAGTTCCAGAAATTGGGTTATCTGAGCAAACTTTTGACCGTCAAGCCATAGCCGCAGCTTTACCGCCTGATTCTATTCTGATCGAATTTGTCCGCTTTGATGTATTTGATTTTCAGGCAGTTGCCGCAAACCAAGAAACTCAATGGTATCCGCCGCGCTATTTAGCATTTATTTTGCCAGCCGGACAACCAAACGCAGTGCAGATGCTTGACTTAGGAATAGCCGCAACCATTGATGAAGTAATTCAGATATTTCGCCTGCAAGCCTCTGACTATCACCAGCCAACATTAGCTTTGAGAAAAACCTTCAACAAACCAAAGCTGCATATTCAATCTTACGATTCCACAGCCGCTATTCAACTAAGTCAACTGCTTTTTGCACCTATCCGTGAGTTTATTAAAAATAGCCGACATCTGATTATCGCACCCGATGGCAACTTAAACTTAGTACCGTTTCAAATTTTGCCTATCAATAGCACTGGTACAAGACTGTTAATGGATGAATACACCATCAGTTATCTCAGTGTCGGCAGAGAAATTCTTCACAGCAAAGTTCCAAAGCCAAAACATTCCATCTCTGCACCGCTAATTATTGCTGATCCTGATTTTGATTTAACAGCAGAGTCCGCTACCCAGATAGCTTCCAAGTCCGAAACGCAAATCAAACCACCCATCCCAGAAACAACCTTCCGTCGCGCTGTGGGGACAAGATTTTTGGGTGAAAGTGTGGCGAAAAAACTTCTAGATGCAAAATTATACTTAGGTGCAGAAGCACTAGAAAGCCGCCTAATTAATAGTGAGTGTCCTAATATCATGCTGATTGCGACTCACGGTCTATTTTTGAGTGACTCTGAACTTCAACGACGCGATCGCCAGCGTACTTTTTTGAGTATAGAACGTCTGCGAACCACCAAAACAGAAAACCCGATGATGCGTTCTGGACTGGCTTTAGCAGGTGCTAACACATGGCTATGCGGTGGCACTCTTCCTTCAGACGCAGGTAAAGGTTTTGTGTTTGCCCAAGATATCGCCGGTTTAGATTTGTGGGATAATCAACTGACGGTTCTTTGTGCTTGTGATACTGCCAGAGGCGATATTAAAATCGGTGAAGGGGTGTTTGGTTTGCGTCGGGCTTTTGCTGTAGCAGGTTCACAAACCCTAGTTATGAGCCTATGGCCAGTTCCTGATAGAGTGACGGCTTTCTTGATGGAAAGTTTTTTTGATCATCTACAGTCTGGTGTTGGTCGTGCCGAAGCGTTACATCAAACTCAGAACTATATACGTACAATTACTGTCAAAGAATTACAGCAATCTGCCTTGGGTGTTGAGGCACTCAAAGAAATTTTACAAGTCAATGAATTATCACCAAACACTCAGATTGATTGTCAAGAAAAAGACACACCTTTACAGCATCCTTTTTACTGGGGAGCTTGGATTTGTCAAGGAAACACAGAGCCACTAACAATTAAAGCAATTTTGTCCTGA
- a CDS encoding DUF4384 domain-containing protein, with amino-acid sequence MSRTLVASPEGVKLARKALKAKNLTQTDFAEEVRLGYSTVSNFFNAKPIYRTNFQEICVFLGLDWKDIAMFGDVETEELSPLDKLWQQLQSLGSPTEQMGLVLVKEETLGWGKKTPSRYEKSVKLGSYIQVELNFSTPGYLLLLQKDTSNQMWCFCPSCFAQQPHLDTGKTSLPQLGSPINAFPVEGTPGKEEIIAIITKEVPQLDWLTQDNDEVLELEARHLTELLEYLTKHGEYQLWHTDYLITA; translated from the coding sequence ATGTCTCGAACTCTGGTAGCATCACCCGAAGGCGTGAAACTGGCAAGAAAAGCCCTAAAAGCTAAAAACTTAACTCAAACAGATTTTGCTGAGGAAGTAAGATTAGGTTATTCAACTGTTAGTAATTTCTTCAACGCTAAACCGATATATCGTACAAACTTTCAAGAAATATGCGTGTTTCTGGGTTTAGATTGGAAAGACATCGCCATGTTTGGTGATGTAGAAACTGAAGAACTCTCACCCCTCGATAAGTTATGGCAACAACTTCAATCATTAGGTTCGCCAACAGAACAAATGGGGTTAGTTTTAGTCAAAGAAGAAACACTAGGCTGGGGGAAGAAAACCCCAAGCCGATATGAGAAATCGGTAAAACTTGGTAGTTACATTCAAGTAGAGCTAAACTTCTCAACTCCGGGTTATTTGTTACTACTCCAAAAAGATACATCTAATCAAATGTGGTGTTTTTGTCCCTCATGTTTTGCTCAACAGCCACATTTAGATACAGGCAAAACCAGCTTACCGCAACTAGGTTCACCAATAAATGCTTTTCCCGTCGAAGGCACTCCCGGTAAGGAAGAAATTATCGCCATCATTACCAAAGAAGTACCTCAATTAGACTGGTTAACCCAAGATAATGATGAGGTTTTAGAATTAGAGGCTCGTCATTTGACAGAGTTACTAGAATATCTGACCAAACACGGAGAATATCAACTTTGGCATACAGATTATCTGATTACTGCATGA
- a CDS encoding molybdenum cofactor biosynthesis protein MoaE, protein MTTTFTAPIKPRLEDSFAITFAPLSLEEVYAKADDAANGAVVVMSGMVRNNTDGQPVVALEYQAYEPMAMRVFYQIAADIRTFWPDVKRVVIHHRIGRLQVGEISVLVAVGCPHRGEAFEACRYAIDTLKHNAPIWKKEHWQNGSTTWVSIGACEQSGQNCFNC, encoded by the coding sequence ATGACCACTACATTTACCGCACCAATTAAACCAAGACTCGAAGATAGTTTTGCAATTACCTTTGCTCCCTTATCCCTTGAGGAAGTCTACGCCAAAGCGGACGATGCAGCTAACGGTGCTGTGGTGGTGATGAGTGGTATGGTACGCAACAACACTGATGGACAACCTGTCGTCGCCCTAGAATATCAAGCTTATGAACCGATGGCGATGCGGGTGTTTTATCAAATTGCGGCTGATATTCGCACATTTTGGCCTGATGTTAAACGAGTTGTGATTCATCACCGCATTGGTAGGTTACAAGTAGGCGAAATCAGCGTTTTAGTCGCTGTCGGCTGTCCCCATCGCGGTGAGGCGTTTGAAGCCTGTCGCTATGCTATTGATACTTTGAAACATAACGCGCCAATTTGGAAAAAAGAACACTGGCAAAATGGTTCTACCACTTGGGTGAGTATTGGTGCTTGTGAACAGTCAGGACAAAATTGCTTTAATTGTTAG